In Silene latifolia isolate original U9 population chromosome 3, ASM4854445v1, whole genome shotgun sequence, a single window of DNA contains:
- the LOC141647228 gene encoding light-inducible protein CPRF2-like encodes MDRVFSIGDISDQFWSPPPPPLSPPHHGGDSTMNRSASEWAFQRFLLEASDTVKPIPENDVVEIEDHHHDELKDDKEDVVEVVSSSAETTSLNPPVDSDDYQAFLKSRLNLACAAVALTKAPFVINQGSTTVTESATQGTADSQSGPRPPCKGSIDKNAGGPIGIPSLPAMQKKPIVQAKQATSYSSDQSDDEEVEGENETTDNMDPTDVKRVRRMLSNRESARRSRRRKQAHLTELETQVSQLKVENSTLLKRLTDISQKFNEAAVDNRVLKADVETLRAKVKMAEETVKRVTGMNPLLQAMSEISTMAMTPFNGSPTDSTDAAVPVQHDPKNPHFYQPVDNTIPVPTSRVDNRVAAIPAVNNVLGINKMGRTASMQRVASLEHLQKRIRGGTDQGNVHGGTEQ; translated from the exons ATGGACAGAGTTTTCTCCATAGGCGACATTTCCGACCAATTCTGGTCGCCGCCTCCGCCGCCGTTATCGCCACCGCACCACGGCGGCGATTCCACCATGAACCGCAGCGCATCTGAGTGGGCGTTCCAGAGGTTCCTTCTAGAAGCTTCAGATACTGTTAAACCTATCCCTGAAAACGACGTCGTAGAAATCGAGGATCATCATCATGATGAGTTGAAGGATGATAAGGAGGATGTTGTTGAAGTTGTTTCGTCGTCGGCTGAAACGACGTCGTTGAATCCTCCTGTTGATTCGGATGATTACCAGGCTTTTCTTAAGAGTCGTCTTAATTTAGCTTGTGCAGCTGTCGCTTTGACCAAG GCACCATTTGTAATAAATCAGGGTTCTACGACTGTGACTGAAAGCGCAACACAGGGAACTGCAGATTCTCAATCAGGACCCCGTCCTCCATGTAAAG GGTCCATAGATAAAAATGCTGGAGGGCCTATTGGAATTCCTTCCCTCCCTGCCATGCAAAAGAAGCCCATTGTTCAGGCAAAGCAGGCAACAAGCTATTCGTCAGATCAGTCAGATGACGAAGAAGTAGAGGGTGAAAATGAAACAACTGATAACATGGATCCTACTGATGTGAAGCGTGTCAGGAG AATGCTTTCAAATAGAGAGTCAGCTAGGCGATCGAGGAGGAGAAAGCAAGCACATTTAACTGAACTTGAGACCCAG GTATCTCAGCTGAAAGTTGAAAACTCCACTTTATTGAAGCGTCTGACCGACATCAGCCAAAAGTTTAATGAAGCTGCAGTGGACAATAGGGTTTTGAAAGCTGATGTTGAGACATTAAGGGCCAAA GTTAAAATGGCCGAGGAGACGGTGAAGAGAGTGACGGGGATGAACCCTTTGCTTCAAGCCATGTCCGAAATATCTACCATGGCAATGACACCTTTCAATGGTAGCCCTACTGACTCTACTGATGCTGCCGTGCCCGTGCAACATGACCCTAAGAACCCTCACTTTTATCAGCCTGTTGATAATACGATTCCCGTCCCCACTTCAAGAGTGGACAACAGAGTGGCTGCCATTCCTGCTGTAAACAATGTGTTAGGCATCAACAAAATGGGAAGAACAGCTTCCATGCAAAGAGTTGCAAGTTTGGAGCATTTACAGAAACGAATTCGAGGGGGAACGGATCAAGGTAACGTTCACGGTGGCACTGAACAGTGA
- the LOC141647227 gene encoding pentatricopeptide repeat-containing protein At3g18970 produces the protein MSLISYLLEHKPKSFNQLKQIHALLFTTGLKSPIRLSKLIENCFTLKPCINPNYAKHIVNHEIDSNTPFLFNTLIKCTKPNDSILLFANWVSNSSIVYDDHTFIFALGACARFGSLSGLYAGMQIHCRGLKLGFVSDVAVATTAVHFYAKNGRMGFARKVFDEMPVRNLVSWNALITGYSSQERDCVENCEKALVCFKHMLNYGGLGVKPSGSTLVCVLSAAAQLGSLEIGSCVHGYVVKTADGPENDVYIGTGLVDLYSKCGCLEIALDVFAMMKVRNVLTWTAMTTGLAFHGKGKEAIELLYEMKWCNVMPNIVTFTSVFTACCHSGLVEEGVHLFHKMESEFGIRPNIKHYGCIADLLGKAGHLRDAYDFIVGMPNKPDAVLLRSLLGSCRLYGDVEMGEKVGRMLLQIEQDDNRRNLSAPVEDYIGLANVYALANRWDDVSMVREEMRSRGLEINPARSASH, from the coding sequence ATGTCACTAATTTCATACTTACTTGAACACAAACCCAAATCCTTCAACCAATTAAAACAAATCCATGCATTACTTTTCACAACTGGCCTTAAATCTCCAATCAGATTATCAAAACTTATTGAAAACTGTTTTACCCTTAAACCCTGTATAAACCCTAATTATGCCAAACATATAGTTAATCATGAAATTGATAGCAATACTCCATTTTTATTTAATACATTGATCAAATGTACTAAACCCAATGACTCAATTCTTCTTTTTGCAAATTGGGTTTCTAATTCTTCCATTGTTTATGATGATCACACCTTCATTTTCGCCCTCGGCGCATGTGCGCGATTCGGTTCGTTGTCGGGTTTATATGCAGGGATGCAGATACATTGTCGTGGTTTGAAACTGGGTTTTGTGTCGGATGTTGCTGTAGCGACGACGGCTGTGCATTTCTATGCGAAAAATGGGCGTATGGGTTTTGCACGgaaggtgtttgatgaaatgcctgtGAGAAATTTGGTTAGTTGGAATGCGCTTATTACTGGGTATTCTTCGCAGGAACGGGATTGTGTCGAGAATTGTGAGAAGGCGTTGGTGTGTTTTAAGCATATGTTGAATTATGGTGGTTTGGGTGTTAAACCGAGTGGTAGTACTTTGGTTTGTGTGCTTTCGGCTGCTGCTCAACTCGGTTCGTTGGAGATTGGGAGTTGTGTACATGGATATGTAGTGAAAACAGCCGATGGCCCGGAAAATGATGTGTACATTGGTACTGGTTTGGTGGACTTGTACTCAAAATGTGGGTGTCTTGAGATTGCATTGGATGTGTTTGCGATGATGAAAGTTCGGAATGTGCTTACTTGGACTGCTATGACGACAGGGTTAGCCTTCCATGGGAAGGGAAAAGAAGCCATTGAGCTTCTGTATGAGATGAAGTGGTGTAATGTAATGCCAAATATCGTCACTTTCACTAGCGTGTTTACTGCTTGTTGTCACTCGGGACTTGTCGAAGAAGGGGTTCATTTGTTCCACAAGATGGAGAGTGAATTTGGTATTAGACCGAATATTAAGCATTATGGGTGTATAGCCGATCTACTTGGGAAAGCAGGGCATTTGCGAGACGCTTATGATTTTATAGTCGGGATGCCAAACAAACCTGATGCTGTTCTGCTGAGGAGTTTACTTGGTTCATGTCGACTTTATGGGGATGTCGAGATGGGTGAGAAAGTGGGAAGGATGCTTCTACAAATCGAGCAAGATGATAACCGTCGGAATTTAAGTGCTCCGGTTGAAGATTACATAGGTTTGGCCAATGTATATGCATTGGCTAATAGGTGGGACGATGTCAGTATGGTCAGGGAGGAGATGAGAAGTAGGGGTTTGGAAATAAACCCCGCTCGTAGCGCTTCTCACTAA
- the LOC141648678 gene encoding uncharacterized protein LOC141648678, producing the protein MLEEAIEEAKDKCSGEHLEEDYKALPPILDEVEGKNPPKVQASLDIGSNSTTTQLGPPFRIDLMCDSSDFALGAVLWQRQDKKLHVIAYISKTLDNDQYNYTTTEKEMLAAVYAFEKSRPYLLCSKVVVYTDHTAINKLMVKKDTKPRLIRWDAYAMVHSCNSCQRRGNIGRRDEMPLNNILEVELFDVWGVDFMGTFPSSIGNQYILVAVDYVSKWIEAIAAPTNDSRVVSKLFKEYIFPRFGVPLAIISDGGSHFINRTIYALLKKYGVRHKVALAYHPQTNEQVENTGQDGLLIKKFNYDLDAVGNKCFLQLNELHELRLDAYENAKLYKERTKQ; encoded by the exons ATGTTAGAAGAAGCTATTGAAGAAGCTAAGGACAAATGCTCGGGGGAGCATTTGGAGGAAGATTATAAAGCTCTACCACCTATCTTGGATGAAGTTGAGGGTAAGAACCCTCCAAAG GTTCAAGCAAGCCTTGATATCGGCTCCAATAGTACAACCACCCAATTAGGACCTCCCTTTCGAATTGATCTGATGTGTGATTCAAGTGACTTTGCATTGGGGGCGGTCTTATGGCAAAGGCAAGACAAGAAGCTCCATGTGATAGCATACATAAGCAAGACCTTAGACAATGATCAATATAATTACACTACCACGGAGAAAGAAATGTTGGCGGCGGTGTATGCGTTTGAGAAATCCCGACCTTACCTCCTATGTTCTAAAGTCGTTGTCTACACGGATCACACCGCCATCAATAAACTTATGGTCAAGAAGGATACTAAACCGAGATTGATCCGTTGG GATGCTTATGCCATGGTTCATTCATGTAATTCTTGTCAAAGAAGAGGAAACATTGGAAGGCGTGATGAGATGCCTTTGAACAATATCTTGGAAGTGGAACTCTTTGATGTATGGGGTGTGGACTTTATGGGAACGTTTCCGTCATCAATTGGAAACCAATACATTTTGGTTGCAGTGGACTACGtgtccaagtggatagaagcaatAGCCGCCCCTACTAATGATTCAAGAGTGGTGTCTAAGCTCTTCAAGGAGTATATATTCCCCCGCTTTGGAGTACCTCTTGCCATCATAAGCGATGGTGGATCACACTTCATTAACCGCACCATTTATGCTCTACTCAAGAAATACGGCGTCCGACATAAAGTAGCTCTTGCCTACCACCCCCAAACCAATGAGCAAGTGGAG AACACGGGGCAAGATGGGCTCTTAATTAAGAAATTCAACTATGATTTAGATGCCGTGGGGAACAAGTGTTTCCTTCAACTTAATGAGCTTCATGAGTTGAGGTTGGatgcttatgagaatgccaaactCTACAAGGAGCGGACTAAGCAATGA